From one Desulfovibrio litoralis DSM 11393 genomic stretch:
- a CDS encoding acetyltransferase, whose translation MKKVILAGNAVTAEIIYDYLANDSRYHVVALTVDDEYIETATLKQVSSIGLSKIVQEYSPNEYTVIMAMGYDNINRVRESMFTRLKELGYSIETYIHPDAKVYTHFPIGEGTLIFPGAVVEPFCHVGDNCMIWCNTTVAHHSRIDKNCWLAAGTVISGKVHLMQNSFLGVNSTIVNNITVGAYNLIGGSAFISKNTKPNTVHLARSAEQLRYSSEDYAKYFGV comes from the coding sequence ATGAAAAAAGTTATTCTTGCTGGAAACGCTGTTACGGCAGAAATTATTTATGACTATCTTGCCAATGACTCAAGGTATCACGTGGTTGCTCTTACCGTTGATGATGAGTATATAGAGACTGCGACACTCAAACAGGTTTCCTCTATTGGACTTTCAAAAATCGTGCAAGAGTATTCTCCTAATGAATATACTGTGATCATGGCAATGGGCTATGATAATATTAACCGAGTTCGCGAATCCATGTTTACACGTTTAAAAGAGCTTGGATATTCAATTGAAACTTATATTCACCCAGATGCAAAAGTGTACACACATTTTCCTATCGGAGAAGGGACATTAATATTTCCTGGGGCTGTGGTTGAACCTTTTTGTCATGTTGGCGATAATTGTATGATCTGGTGTAATACTACGGTTGCACACCATTCACGTATTGACAAAAACTGTTGGTTGGCTGCGGGAACCGTTATCTCTGGCAAGGTACACCTGATGCAAAACAGTTTTTTGGGTGTGAATTCAACGATTGTTAATAATATTACAGTCGGTGCCTATAATCTTATTGGCGGTTCAGCCTTTATTAGCAAAAATACAAAGCCCAACACAGTACACCTTGCTCGCTCGGCAGAACAGTTGAGATACAGTTCTGAAGACTATGCCAAATATTTTGGAGTATAA
- a CDS encoding acyl carrier protein translates to MNDRLKELLAEVFSLRLREIVPELTKEDVGSWDSLKQMDLVVSLEREYNIELEIVDIIRMVTVSDIIAVLTDKGVNLEA, encoded by the coding sequence ATGAATGATCGCTTAAAAGAACTTTTGGCAGAGGTGTTTTCTCTTCGCCTTAGAGAAATTGTGCCAGAGTTAACTAAAGAAGATGTTGGAAGTTGGGATTCTTTAAAGCAAATGGATTTGGTCGTGTCTCTTGAAAGAGAATACAATATTGAATTGGAAATTGTGGATATTATACGCATGGTAACAGTTTCCGATATAATAGCTGTTTTGACGGATAAAGGAGTAAACCTTGAAGCTTGA
- a CDS encoding SDR family NAD(P)-dependent oxidoreductase, with translation MKLEQAKILVTGGAQGLGYAIATHLQSCGAFVIIADCNAEALKNLPSTFELHALDVTSPEQAQRIAKHIVAEHGHIDVLVNNAGVIFSEPFVNIMNPQNMMHDYQRFSDSLKVNLDSVFIMTSAVVEQMVLKRTKGVIINISSISAHGNEGQTAYSAAKAGVNAMTATWAKELGRYGIRCNAVAPGFIGTDSTKKSLSEPILKHIMSNTPLRRLGEPYEVAKAVACLIENDFINGAILPVDGGLVI, from the coding sequence TTGAAGCTTGAGCAAGCTAAAATATTAGTAACGGGAGGGGCACAAGGGCTTGGTTATGCGATTGCAACACACTTGCAATCATGTGGGGCATTTGTGATTATTGCAGATTGTAATGCAGAAGCACTAAAAAACTTGCCAAGCACATTTGAGTTGCATGCCCTTGACGTAACCTCTCCGGAACAAGCCCAAAGAATTGCTAAACACATTGTTGCAGAGCATGGACATATTGATGTTTTGGTAAATAATGCTGGCGTAATTTTTAGCGAGCCCTTTGTTAATATTATGAATCCACAAAATATGATGCATGATTATCAACGTTTTTCTGACTCTCTTAAAGTTAATCTCGACTCTGTGTTTATTATGACTTCTGCTGTAGTAGAACAAATGGTCTTAAAACGTACCAAGGGCGTGATTATTAATATCAGTTCAATTAGTGCACACGGTAATGAGGGCCAGACAGCCTATTCCGCAGCTAAAGCAGGAGTAAATGCTATGACAGCAACGTGGGCAAAAGAATTGGGACGATATGGAATTCGTTGTAATGCAGTTGCACCAGGTTTTATAGGTACCGATTCAACAAAGAAATCTCTTTCCGAACCTATTTTGAAACATATTATGAGTAACACACCACTAAGACGACTCGGTGAACCATATGAAGTGGCTAAAGCGGTAGCTTGTCTTATAGAAAACGACTTTATTAATGGTGCTATTTTGCCCGTTGATGGTGGATTGGTTATTTAG
- a CDS encoding formyltransferase family protein: MGNRRFVLEEMCATGVNLKKVFVVANTHLERDLKNGFLSLPCHYIIINNKQELLYHLSAMSFDILVSNGCPYILPISQMPVAKYVNIHPSCLPDLRGVDPVIGAILFEKNSGATCHIMDDGVDTGDIISQVSIPYNENLDVTTLYQLSFCAEKQAFRDALLLKFQAQYAQKSRDSDIYYSRKPEDRVITFKEENNFILRKIKAFNNRTQGCLFLVNNKNYIVFRAEILTNCFLTDYMQKFMEGIVAFSYENSILFKKDNEILRFSDISFNNNPAILVGDKIFEVQL, from the coding sequence GTGGGTAACAGACGTTTTGTTTTAGAGGAAATGTGTGCTACAGGGGTTAATTTAAAAAAAGTCTTTGTTGTTGCTAATACCCATTTAGAACGAGACTTGAAAAATGGTTTTTTATCTTTGCCTTGTCATTATATTATTATAAATAATAAACAAGAATTGTTGTACCACCTTTCAGCGATGTCTTTTGATATTTTAGTATCTAATGGATGTCCTTATATTTTGCCTATATCACAAATGCCTGTTGCAAAATATGTAAATATTCATCCCTCTTGTCTTCCTGATTTACGAGGAGTAGATCCCGTTATAGGGGCAATCCTTTTTGAAAAAAATTCTGGAGCTACTTGTCATATAATGGATGATGGTGTTGATACAGGAGACATAATATCTCAAGTAAGCATACCTTATAATGAAAATCTTGATGTTACTACTTTGTATCAGTTAAGTTTCTGTGCTGAAAAACAAGCTTTTAGAGATGCACTGTTGCTTAAGTTTCAGGCTCAATATGCACAAAAGTCAAGAGATAGTGATATTTATTATAGTCGAAAACCAGAGGATAGGGTTATTACTTTTAAAGAAGAAAATAATTTTATTTTGCGTAAAATTAAAGCTTTTAATAATAGGACACAAGGGTGCTTGTTTTTAGTTAACAATAAAAATTATATTGTTTTCCGTGCTGAAATTCTAACAAATTGTTTTTTAACAGATTATATGCAAAAATTTATGGAAGGTATTGTTGCATTTAGCTATGAAAATAGCATTCTTTTTAAGAAAGATAATGAAATATTAAGATTTAGTGATATTTCATTTAACAATAACCCAGCAATTCTAGTTGGGGACAAGATTTTTGAGGTTCAGCTATGA
- a CDS encoding AMP-binding protein, with protein sequence MNTHYYNLGVYVKDILNSFSDNFALCYPERKITYKNLSAQVERLAQLLIQKGYKRGDVIAIGHNKQPLSYALMLAALKLGMPYVCLDVASPVQRLQYILETSGAVLLAYDDISYEMSMCELSTSHKCPLVLLSEDILPTVSIKQQSQIDELVKQVDGATIAYIMFTSGSTGKPKGVAVTHQNVLHFIEWGKTCFSITPKDNFANISPMYFDNSVFDFFVGLFSGASLSPIPRELLTKPYDLVKYVHDMQCSIWFSVPSLLIYLMTMKAFAKGCLQNLRSISFGGEGYPKIELKKLYDIFTNQAQLVNVYGPTECTCICSAHYISESDFEDMEGLPTLGYLNQNFDYCVVDDDGGESDIGELWLIGPNVAAGYFNDIEKTNNAFHTLTDSRRFMKRMYKTGDIVRKHEGRLFFVGRKDNQIKHMGYRIELEEIEHALMKIPNVSQAAVIYNKTNTAYGKLISFVAYSGHLDAKQLLVELATLVPEYMIPSKIELMDKLPKNPNGKVDRQHLIAILKQ encoded by the coding sequence ATGAATACACATTATTATAACCTTGGAGTATATGTTAAAGACATACTTAATAGTTTTAGTGATAATTTTGCTTTATGTTATCCTGAGCGTAAAATCACCTATAAAAATTTATCTGCTCAGGTTGAACGCCTCGCACAATTGTTAATTCAAAAAGGTTATAAACGAGGCGATGTTATTGCTATTGGTCATAATAAACAACCGTTATCTTATGCCCTCATGTTAGCAGCTCTAAAATTAGGTATGCCATATGTGTGTTTAGATGTCGCTTCACCGGTACAAAGGTTACAGTATATTTTAGAAACTAGTGGTGCAGTGTTGCTTGCATATGATGATATTTCATATGAAATGTCTATGTGCGAACTCTCAACATCGCACAAATGTCCATTAGTCTTACTTTCAGAAGATATTCTGCCAACAGTTTCAATTAAACAGCAATCTCAAATAGATGAATTGGTAAAACAGGTAGATGGGGCAACAATTGCGTATATAATGTTTACATCAGGATCTACTGGCAAACCAAAGGGTGTTGCTGTAACACATCAAAATGTTTTACATTTTATAGAATGGGGGAAGACTTGTTTTTCCATCACTCCAAAAGATAATTTTGCTAATATTAGCCCAATGTATTTTGACAACTCTGTTTTTGATTTTTTTGTGGGGTTATTTTCAGGTGCATCATTAAGCCCAATCCCAAGAGAGTTATTAACAAAGCCATATGATCTGGTAAAATATGTGCATGATATGCAGTGTTCAATATGGTTTTCTGTTCCTTCGTTATTAATTTATCTTATGACCATGAAAGCTTTTGCAAAAGGATGCTTGCAAAACTTACGTAGTATTTCATTTGGGGGAGAAGGATACCCTAAAATAGAGCTTAAAAAACTTTATGACATATTTACAAACCAAGCCCAACTGGTTAACGTTTATGGACCAACTGAGTGTACTTGTATTTGTAGTGCCCATTACATCAGTGAGTCTGATTTTGAGGATATGGAAGGGCTACCAACTCTTGGGTATCTTAATCAAAATTTTGACTATTGTGTTGTTGATGATGATGGGGGTGAAAGCGATATTGGTGAACTTTGGTTAATTGGTCCAAATGTAGCCGCTGGTTACTTTAATGATATAGAAAAAACTAATAATGCCTTTCATACCTTGACGGATTCAAGGCGTTTTATGAAGCGTATGTATAAAACAGGTGATATAGTAAGAAAACACGAAGGACGCTTGTTTTTTGTAGGACGCAAAGATAACCAAATTAAACATATGGGATACCGTATCGAACTGGAAGAAATTGAACATGCGTTGATGAAAATCCCAAATGTTAGCCAAGCAGCTGTAATTTATAATAAAACTAATACTGCATATGGCAAGTTAATTTCTTTTGTAGCTTATTCTGGTCATCTTGATGCAAAGCAACTGCTTGTGGAACTGGCAACTCTTGTTCCTGAATATATGATTCCAAGTAAAATAGAGCTTATGGATAAACTTCCCAAAAACCCAAACGGCAAAGTGGATAGACAACATTTAATTGCCATTTTAAAACAATAA
- the rffA gene encoding dTDP-4-amino-4,6-dideoxygalactose transaminase, with the protein MQQTPIVFNRPYMTGKELYYIAEAHFGGMLAGDGPFTKRCNAWLEQKTGSSKALLTHSCTAALEMMPLLLDIKAGDEVIMPSFTFVSTANAFVLRGATPVFVDIREDTLNIDERLIEDAITERTKAIVPVHYAGVSCEMDTILQIAKKHGVAVVEDAAQGVMSSYKGQALGSIGHLGAYSFHETKNVISGEGGALLVNDSALAMRAEIIREKGTDRSRFFRGQVDKYTWQEVGSSFLPGEVMAAFLWAQLEEAERITQRRMQCWNYYHEIFAPLETEGLLRRPIIPEHCTHNAHMYYILLESTKNRTDVLSKLKDAGINAVFHYIPLHSSPAGRQFGRVQGELAMTIKQSECLIRLPLWVELGIGEQEYILKTLKKILNDTTKI; encoded by the coding sequence ATGCAACAAACTCCAATTGTTTTCAATCGTCCTTATATGACAGGTAAAGAGCTTTATTATATTGCAGAAGCTCACTTTGGAGGCATGCTTGCCGGAGATGGCCCATTTACCAAACGTTGTAATGCTTGGCTTGAACAAAAAACAGGAAGTAGTAAAGCTCTATTAACCCATTCTTGCACTGCTGCCCTTGAAATGATGCCTTTGCTCCTTGATATAAAGGCTGGTGATGAGGTTATTATGCCCTCATTTACCTTTGTTTCAACGGCCAATGCCTTTGTTTTGCGAGGTGCAACGCCTGTTTTCGTGGATATTCGTGAAGATACTTTAAATATTGATGAGAGATTAATTGAAGATGCTATTACTGAACGTACAAAAGCTATTGTGCCTGTTCATTATGCCGGCGTTTCCTGTGAGATGGATACAATTTTGCAAATAGCCAAAAAACATGGGGTTGCGGTTGTCGAGGATGCTGCCCAAGGAGTTATGTCGAGTTATAAAGGACAAGCACTGGGCAGTATAGGGCATCTTGGAGCCTACAGCTTTCACGAAACTAAAAATGTTATTTCCGGTGAAGGTGGTGCTCTTTTAGTTAATGATTCAGCTCTGGCGATGCGTGCAGAAATCATTAGAGAAAAAGGTACAGACAGAAGCCGTTTTTTTAGAGGACAAGTAGACAAATACACTTGGCAAGAAGTTGGCTCATCTTTTTTACCGGGAGAAGTTATGGCTGCTTTCCTCTGGGCCCAACTTGAGGAGGCAGAACGAATTACTCAAAGGCGTATGCAGTGTTGGAATTATTATCATGAAATATTTGCACCGCTTGAAACAGAGGGGCTTTTGCGTCGCCCTATAATCCCGGAACATTGTACTCACAATGCTCATATGTACTACATATTACTTGAATCAACAAAAAACCGAACCGATGTTTTAAGTAAATTAAAAGATGCCGGTATTAATGCTGTGTTCCACTATATTCCGCTACACTCTTCTCCGGCTGGAAGGCAATTTGGAAGAGTACAAGGGGAGCTTGCAATGACTATAAAACAATCAGAATGTTTAATTCGTCTTCCTCTTTGGGTGGAGCTTGGTATAGGTGAACAAGAGTACATATTGAAAACTTTGAAAAAAATATTAAATGATACAACCAAGATATAG